One Keratinibaculum paraultunense genomic window carries:
- a CDS encoding M48 family metallopeptidase encodes MTKHIINYGDNKIKFELERKNVKNINLNVRPDTSVKVSASKDVPLEVINDFVKQKGSWIIKSINYFEKFQSVKSDKEYVSGESFKYLGRQYRLKVRESKEETVKYFRGFIYMYVKDKSDIQRKEKLYNDWLNEKAYIHFNESLDNMYKLVYNYDIPKPKLKIRDMKARWGSCHNKDKTILLNLELIKAPKYCIDYVVLHELIHFKYRNHDKKFYTFLTLLMPDWKRRKEILDEEVIKDL; translated from the coding sequence ATGACAAAACATATAATTAATTATGGTGATAATAAAATTAAATTTGAATTAGAAAGAAAAAATGTTAAAAATATAAATTTAAATGTTAGACCAGATACGAGTGTTAAAGTATCAGCAAGTAAAGATGTGCCTTTAGAAGTTATAAATGATTTTGTAAAACAAAAGGGTTCATGGATAATCAAAAGTATCAACTATTTTGAAAAGTTTCAATCGGTAAAAAGTGACAAAGAGTATGTAAGTGGTGAATCTTTCAAATACTTAGGAAGGCAATATCGGTTAAAGGTTAGGGAATCAAAAGAAGAGACGGTAAAATATTTTAGAGGTTTTATATATATGTATGTAAAGGATAAAAGTGATATTCAAAGAAAAGAAAAACTATATAATGATTGGCTGAATGAAAAAGCTTATATACATTTTAATGAATCTCTAGACAATATGTATAAATTAGTTTACAACTATGATATACCTAAACCCAAGCTTAAAATTAGAGACATGAAAGCTAGGTGGGGTTCATGTCATAATAAAGATAAAACAATACTTTTAAATTTAGAGTTAATAAAAGCCCCTAAATATTGCATAGATTATGTAGTACTTCATGAACTTATACATTTTAAATATAGAAACCATGATAAAAAATTTTATACATTTTTGACCTTACTAATGCCTGATTGGAAAAGGCGTAAGGAAATATTAGATGAAGAAGTAATTAAGGACTTATAA